A section of the Amycolatopsis sp. AA4 genome encodes:
- the rpmC gene encoding 50S ribosomal protein L29 has protein sequence MANGAAQASELRELTAEELVLRLKEYKEELFNLRFQMATGQLDNNRRLRTVRTDIARIYTVMRERELGLSVAPDAESEGAA, from the coding sequence ATGGCTAACGGAGCCGCACAGGCATCCGAGCTGCGTGAGCTCACCGCCGAAGAGCTCGTGCTGCGTCTGAAGGAATACAAGGAGGAGCTTTTCAACCTCCGCTTCCAGATGGCGACCGGGCAGCTGGACAACAACCGTCGGCTGCGCACCGTCCGCACGGACATCGCGCGGATCTACACGGTCATGCGCGAGCGCGAGCTCGGGCTGTCCGTGGCTCCCGACGCCGAAAGTGAAGGTGCCGCATGA
- the rpsK gene encoding 30S ribosomal protein S11, with product MPPKSRTAGAKKVRRKEKKNVAHGHAHIKSTFNNTIVSITDPTGAVIAWASSGHVGFKGSRKSTPFAAQMAAENAARKAAEHGMKKVDVFVKGPGSGRETAIRSLQAAGLEVGTIQDVTPQPHNGCRPPKRRRV from the coding sequence ATGCCACCCAAGTCCCGCACCGCGGGGGCCAAGAAGGTCCGCCGCAAGGAAAAGAAGAATGTCGCGCACGGTCACGCGCACATCAAGAGCACCTTCAACAACACCATCGTCTCCATCACGGACCCGACCGGCGCCGTGATCGCGTGGGCCTCCAGCGGCCACGTGGGCTTCAAGGGCTCGCGCAAGTCGACCCCGTTCGCCGCGCAGATGGCCGCCGAGAACGCCGCCCGCAAGGCGGCCGAGCACGGCATGAAGAAGGTCGACGTTTTCGTGAAGGGCCCGGGTTCGGGCCGCGAGACGGCGATCCGCTCGCTGCAGGCGGCCGGCCTCGAGGTCGGCACCATCCAGGACGTGACCCCGCAGCCTCACAACGGCTGCCGCCCGCCCAAGCGGCGCCGGGTCTGA
- the rplE gene encoding 50S ribosomal protein L5, which translates to MTTAEKIVPRLKTRYREEIKGELQKEFSIPNVHQIPGVVKIVVNMGVGDAARDSKLIDGAVRDLALITGQKPEIRKARKSIAQFKLREGQPIGARVTLRGDRMWEFLDRLLTIALPRIRDFRGLSAKQFDGNGNYTFGLNEQSMFHEINPDDIDRPRGMDVTVVTTATTDDEGRALLRKLGFPFKEN; encoded by the coding sequence ATGACCACCGCAGAGAAGATCGTGCCGCGTCTCAAGACCCGGTACCGCGAAGAGATCAAGGGCGAGCTCCAGAAGGAGTTCTCCATCCCCAACGTGCACCAGATTCCCGGCGTCGTGAAGATCGTCGTGAACATGGGTGTCGGGGACGCCGCCCGGGACAGCAAGCTGATCGACGGCGCGGTCCGCGACCTCGCCCTGATCACCGGGCAGAAGCCGGAGATCCGCAAGGCCCGCAAGTCCATCGCGCAGTTCAAGCTGCGCGAGGGCCAGCCGATCGGCGCGCGCGTCACGCTGCGCGGCGACCGGATGTGGGAATTCCTCGACCGGCTGCTGACCATCGCGCTGCCCCGTATCCGCGACTTCCGCGGTCTTTCGGCCAAGCAGTTCGACGGCAACGGCAACTACACGTTCGGTCTCAACGAGCAGTCGATGTTCCACGAGATCAACCCGGACGACATCGACCGCCCCCGTGGCATGGACGTCACCGTCGTCACCACCGCCACCACCGACGACGAGGGCCGGGCGCTGCTGCGCAAGCTCGGTTTCCCGTTCAAGGAGAACTGA
- a CDS encoding type Z 30S ribosomal protein S14, with product MAKKALISKASKKPKFAVRAYTRCNRCGRPHSVYRKFGLCRICLREMAHAGELPGVHKSSW from the coding sequence ATGGCCAAGAAAGCGCTGATCAGCAAGGCCTCGAAGAAGCCGAAGTTCGCGGTGCGCGCCTACACCCGTTGCAACCGGTGCGGGCGTCCGCACTCGGTCTACCGCAAGTTCGGCCTGTGCCGGATCTGCCTCCGGGAAATGGCGCACGCAGGTGAACTGCCCGGCGTTCACAAGTCCAGCTGGTAA
- the rpsQ gene encoding 30S ribosomal protein S17 → MSEAATEKTVRNYRKVREGYVVSDKMDKTIVVELEDRKKHPRYSKVVRTTSKVKVHDENNEAGVGDRVTLMETRPLSATKRWRLVQVVEKAK, encoded by the coding sequence ATGAGCGAGGCAGCCACCGAGAAGACCGTCCGGAACTACCGCAAGGTCCGCGAGGGTTACGTCGTCTCGGACAAGATGGACAAGACGATCGTGGTCGAGCTCGAAGACCGCAAGAAGCACCCGCGCTACTCGAAGGTCGTCCGCACCACCTCCAAGGTGAAGGTGCACGACGAGAACAACGAGGCGGGCGTGGGCGACCGGGTCACCCTGATGGAGACCCGGCCGCTGTCGGCGACCAAGCGCTGGCGTCTGGTGCAGGTCGTGGAGAAGGCCAAGTAA
- a CDS encoding adenylate kinase, translating to MTRLVLVGPPGAGKGTQAVALSEQLRIPHISTGDLFRAHVGQETPLGQEAKRYLDSGELVPDSVTNEMVRERLAEPDAKAGFLLDGFPRNTKQAEVLGEMLSEADTKLDAVIQLDVAEDVVVSRLMSRGRSDDTEDVIRRRQQVYVSETAPLLEYYADILVKVDGVGEVQEISDRVLKALRDRT from the coding sequence GTGACGCGACTGGTTCTCGTCGGACCGCCCGGCGCGGGCAAAGGCACGCAGGCGGTTGCCCTGTCCGAGCAGCTGCGGATCCCGCACATCTCGACGGGCGACCTCTTCCGGGCGCACGTCGGCCAGGAGACCCCGCTCGGCCAGGAGGCCAAGCGGTACCTGGACTCGGGCGAGCTGGTCCCCGACTCGGTGACCAACGAGATGGTCCGCGAGCGGCTGGCCGAACCGGACGCGAAGGCGGGCTTCCTGCTCGACGGGTTCCCCCGCAACACCAAGCAGGCCGAGGTGCTCGGCGAGATGCTGAGCGAGGCCGACACCAAGCTCGACGCGGTCATCCAGCTCGACGTGGCCGAGGACGTCGTCGTCAGCCGCCTCATGTCGCGCGGCCGCTCGGACGACACCGAGGACGTCATCCGCCGCCGCCAGCAGGTGTACGTGTCGGAAACCGCGCCGCTGCTCGAGTACTACGCCGACATCCTGGTGAAGGTCGACGGCGTCGGCGAGGTGCAGGAGATCTCGGACCGCGTGCTGAAAGCGCTGCGCGACCGCACGTGA
- the map gene encoding type I methionyl aminopeptidase, which yields MIEVKTRGELEAMRAAGLVVARTLAAVRELARPGVSTAELDELAEQTIRDAGAVPSFKGYHGFPASICASVNEQIVHGIPSAKQVLADGDLISVDCGAILDGWHGDSAVTLEIGEVSEKDRQLSEATKRAMWAGIEAVRAGSRLTDISFAVQTAARQAGEDDGREYGEILEYGGHGIGRQMHMEPFLPNVGKPGKGPRLKPGMALAVEPMLTGGSGETLELEDGWTVVTIDGSRAAHWEHTVAITEDGPWVLTLPEES from the coding sequence ATGATCGAGGTCAAGACCCGCGGCGAGCTGGAGGCCATGCGGGCGGCCGGTCTCGTCGTCGCCCGCACCCTCGCCGCCGTGCGCGAACTCGCCCGGCCCGGCGTCAGCACGGCCGAGCTCGACGAGCTGGCCGAGCAGACGATCCGCGACGCCGGCGCGGTGCCGTCGTTCAAGGGCTACCACGGATTCCCGGCGTCGATCTGCGCGTCGGTGAACGAGCAGATCGTGCACGGCATCCCGTCGGCCAAGCAGGTGCTCGCCGACGGCGACCTGATCTCGGTCGACTGCGGCGCGATCCTCGACGGCTGGCACGGCGATTCCGCGGTCACGCTGGAGATCGGCGAGGTCAGCGAGAAGGACCGGCAGCTGTCGGAGGCGACCAAACGCGCCATGTGGGCGGGCATCGAGGCCGTCCGCGCGGGCTCCCGGCTCACCGACATCTCGTTCGCCGTGCAGACCGCCGCTCGCCAGGCGGGCGAGGACGACGGCCGCGAGTACGGCGAGATCCTCGAATACGGCGGTCACGGCATCGGCCGCCAGATGCACATGGAGCCGTTCCTGCCGAACGTCGGCAAACCCGGCAAGGGCCCCCGGCTCAAGCCCGGCATGGCGCTCGCGGTCGAACCCATGCTGACCGGCGGCAGCGGCGAAACCCTCGAGCTGGAAGACGGCTGGACGGTCGTCACCATCGACGGGTCGCGCGCCGCGCACTGGGAGCACACCGTCGCGATCACCGAGGACGGTCCCTGGGTGCTCACTCTGCCCGAAGAGTCCTGA
- the rplO gene encoding 50S ribosomal protein L15 — MTAIKIHHLRPAPGAKRDKIRVGRGEGSKGKTAGRGTKGTKARKNVPAGFEGGQMPIHMRLPKLRGFKNRFRTEYQPVNVGDIARVFADGGKVGPEELAANGLVRKGKLVKVLGNGDLNGVKLELTAHAFSGSAKEKIEAAGGSATVS; from the coding sequence ATGACCGCCATCAAGATCCACCACCTTCGTCCGGCTCCTGGCGCCAAGCGCGACAAGATCCGCGTCGGCCGTGGTGAGGGTTCGAAGGGCAAGACGGCGGGTCGCGGCACGAAGGGCACCAAGGCCCGGAAGAACGTGCCCGCCGGGTTCGAGGGTGGGCAGATGCCCATCCACATGCGGCTGCCGAAGCTGCGTGGTTTCAAGAACCGGTTCCGCACCGAGTACCAGCCGGTGAACGTGGGCGACATCGCCCGGGTGTTCGCTGATGGCGGCAAGGTCGGGCCGGAGGAGCTGGCTGCGAATGGGCTGGTTCGCAAGGGCAAGCTGGTTAAGGTGCTCGGGAACGGGGACCTGAACGGGGTCAAGCTTGAGCTGACCGCGCACGCTTTCTCTGGTTCTGCCAAGGAGAAGATCGAGGCTGCTGGTGGTTCGGCCACCGTCAGCTGA
- the rpsC gene encoding 30S ribosomal protein S3, with protein MGQKINPHGFRLGITTDWKSRWYADKQYAEYVAEDVKIRKLLSTGMERAGISKVEIERTRDRVRVDIHTARPGIVIGRRGAEADRIRGALEKLTKKQVQLNILEVKNPEADAQLVAQGVAEQLSNRVAFRRAMRKAIQTSMRSPQVKGIRVQCGGRLGGAEMSRSEHYRDGRVPLHTLRADIDYGFFEAKTTFGRIGVKVWIYKGELVGGLKARAERDAAASAADRAPRRDRGDRPSRPRRSGSSGTTPTSTEAGRAAAAAKSDNATEAAPATETAEKTEG; from the coding sequence GTGGGCCAGAAGATCAACCCGCACGGCTTCCGCCTGGGTATCACCACTGACTGGAAGTCGCGCTGGTACGCCGACAAGCAGTACGCGGAGTACGTGGCCGAGGACGTCAAGATCCGCAAGCTGCTCTCCACCGGCATGGAGCGCGCCGGCATCTCCAAGGTCGAGATCGAGCGCACCCGTGACCGCGTCCGCGTCGACATCCACACCGCCCGGCCGGGCATCGTCATCGGCCGCCGCGGCGCGGAGGCCGACCGGATCCGCGGCGCGCTGGAGAAGCTGACCAAGAAGCAGGTCCAGCTGAACATCCTCGAGGTGAAGAACCCCGAGGCCGACGCGCAGCTGGTCGCCCAGGGCGTCGCGGAGCAGCTGAGCAACCGCGTGGCGTTCCGCCGCGCGATGCGCAAGGCGATCCAGACCTCCATGCGCTCGCCGCAGGTCAAGGGCATCCGCGTGCAGTGCGGCGGTCGTCTCGGCGGCGCCGAGATGTCCCGTTCCGAGCACTACCGCGACGGCCGGGTCCCGCTGCACACGCTGCGCGCTGACATCGACTACGGCTTCTTCGAGGCCAAGACGACGTTCGGCCGCATCGGCGTGAAGGTGTGGATCTACAAGGGCGAGCTGGTCGGCGGGCTGAAGGCGCGCGCCGAGCGCGACGCCGCCGCGTCGGCAGCGGACCGCGCGCCGCGCCGCGACCGCGGCGACCGGCCGTCCCGGCCGCGTCGTTCCGGTTCGTCGGGCACGACCCCGACCTCGACCGAGGCCGGACGCGCCGCCGCCGCTGCGAAGAGCGACAACGCGACCGAGGCGGCCCCGGCCACCGAGACCGCAGAAAAGACGGAGGGCTGA
- the rplX gene encoding 50S ribosomal protein L24: protein MKVKKGDTVVVIAGKDKGAKGKVIQAYPDRERVLVEGVNRIKKHTRITQTQRGAQSGGIVTQEAPIHVSNVMVVDSDGKPTRVGYRIGEDGKKVRVSRRNGKDI from the coding sequence ATGAAGGTGAAGAAGGGCGACACGGTCGTCGTTATCGCCGGCAAGGACAAGGGCGCCAAGGGCAAGGTCATCCAGGCCTACCCGGACCGCGAGCGCGTTCTGGTCGAGGGTGTCAACCGGATCAAGAAGCACACCCGGATCACCCAGACCCAGCGCGGCGCGCAGTCCGGCGGCATCGTGACCCAGGAAGCGCCCATCCACGTCTCGAACGTGATGGTCGTGGACTCGGACGGCAAGCCGACCCGGGTGGGCTACCGCATCGGCGAGGACGGCAAGAAGGTCCGGGTCTCGCGCCGGAACGGCAAGGACATCTGA
- the secY gene encoding preprotein translocase subunit SecY, with protein MLSAFRSALATPDLRKKILFTLAIVAVYRIGATIPAPGVSFAAVQACTAQADQQGVYQLLNLFSGGALLQLSLFATGIMPYITASIIIQLLTVVIPRFEELKKEGQSGQNKLTQYTRYLTIALAILQATGVVALADRGTLFQGCSQPIIPDNSIYSLTLIVVTMTAGTAVMMWLGELITERGVGNGMSVLIFLNIAARIPAEGANIISNGGGIALVVVLAFGLVIIASVIFVEQGQRRIPVQYAKRMVGRRMYGGTSTYLPIKVNQAGVIPVIFASSLLYLPQLLSQLIGDPQSNSGWQSFIQNYLVNQSSWVHILLYFLLIIFFTYFYITITFNVDERAEEMKKFGGFIPGIRPGRPTAEYLSFVLGRITLPGSLYLGIIAILPNFFLSLTGSGNNQNFPFGGTAVLIMVGVGLDTVKQIESQLMQRNYEGFLK; from the coding sequence GTGCTCAGCGCATTCCGCTCGGCTCTCGCGACGCCGGATCTACGCAAGAAGATCCTGTTCACGCTAGCCATCGTCGCGGTCTACCGGATCGGTGCAACCATCCCGGCTCCGGGGGTCTCGTTCGCCGCCGTGCAGGCCTGTACCGCACAGGCCGACCAGCAGGGCGTGTACCAGCTGCTCAACCTCTTCAGCGGCGGCGCGCTGCTGCAGCTGTCGCTGTTCGCGACGGGCATCATGCCCTACATCACCGCGAGCATCATCATCCAGCTGCTCACCGTGGTCATCCCCCGGTTCGAGGAGCTGAAGAAGGAAGGCCAGTCCGGCCAGAACAAGCTGACCCAGTACACCCGGTACCTCACGATCGCGCTGGCGATCCTGCAGGCCACCGGCGTGGTCGCGCTGGCCGACCGCGGCACCCTGTTCCAGGGCTGCTCGCAGCCGATCATCCCGGACAACAGCATCTACTCGCTGACGCTGATCGTGGTCACCATGACCGCGGGCACCGCGGTGATGATGTGGCTGGGCGAGCTCATCACCGAGCGCGGCGTCGGCAACGGCATGTCCGTGCTGATCTTCCTGAACATCGCGGCCCGCATCCCGGCCGAGGGCGCCAACATCATCAGCAACGGCGGCGGCATCGCGCTGGTCGTCGTGCTGGCGTTCGGACTGGTGATCATCGCCAGCGTCATCTTCGTCGAGCAGGGCCAGCGCCGGATCCCGGTGCAGTACGCCAAGCGCATGGTCGGCCGCCGGATGTACGGCGGCACGTCGACCTACCTGCCGATCAAGGTGAACCAGGCCGGTGTCATCCCGGTCATCTTCGCCTCGTCGCTGCTGTACCTGCCGCAGCTGCTCAGCCAGCTGATCGGCGACCCGCAGAGCAACTCGGGCTGGCAGTCGTTCATTCAGAACTACCTGGTCAACCAGAGCAGCTGGGTGCACATCCTGCTCTACTTCCTGTTGATCATCTTCTTCACCTACTTCTACATCACGATCACGTTCAACGTGGACGAGCGTGCGGAAGAGATGAAGAAGTTCGGCGGCTTCATCCCGGGCATCCGGCCCGGCCGTCCCACCGCCGAGTACCTCAGCTTCGTGCTGGGCCGGATCACTCTTCCCGGCTCGCTGTACCTGGGCATCATCGCGATCCTCCCGAACTTCTTCCTGTCCCTCACCGGCAGCGGGAACAACCAGAACTTCCCGTTCGGTGGCACGGCTGTGCTGATCATGGTCGGCGTCGGGCTCGACACCGTGAAGCAGATCGAAAGCCAGCTGATGCAGCGCAACTACGAAGGGTTCTTGAAGTGA
- the rpmD gene encoding 50S ribosomal protein L30 yields the protein MAQLKVTQVKSKIGTKHAHRESLRTLGLRKIRQSVVREDTPQVRGLIHTVRHLVEVEEVQA from the coding sequence ATGGCTCAGCTCAAGGTCACTCAGGTCAAGAGCAAGATCGGCACGAAGCACGCTCACCGCGAGTCGCTGCGCACCCTCGGGCTGCGCAAGATCCGCCAGAGCGTCGTGCGTGAGGACACCCCCCAGGTGCGCGGCCTGATCCACACCGTCCGCCACCTGGTGGAGGTCGAGGAGGTCCAGGCATGA
- the rpsE gene encoding 30S ribosomal protein S5 yields the protein MPGRTRQFGGGQGGPGQGGNDRGDRRDRRDRRDGGRGGAAQDKTPHLEKVVTINRVAKVVKGGRRFSFTALVVVGDGDGQVGVGYGKAKEVPAAIAKGVEEAKKNFFRVPRVAGTIPHPIQGEEAAGVVLLRPASAGTGVIAGGPVRAVLECAGVHDVLSKSLGSDNAINIVHATVAALKGLQRPEEVAARRGLPLEDVAPARMLRQRAGQGV from the coding sequence ATGCCGGGACGTACACGGCAATTCGGCGGCGGCCAGGGCGGACCGGGTCAGGGCGGCAACGACCGCGGTGACCGTCGGGACCGTCGCGACCGGCGCGACGGCGGCCGTGGCGGGGCGGCCCAGGACAAGACCCCGCACCTTGAGAAGGTCGTGACGATCAACCGCGTCGCCAAGGTCGTCAAGGGCGGTCGTCGCTTCAGCTTCACCGCTCTGGTGGTCGTCGGCGACGGCGACGGCCAGGTCGGCGTCGGCTACGGCAAGGCCAAGGAAGTTCCCGCGGCCATCGCCAAGGGCGTCGAGGAAGCGAAGAAGAACTTCTTCCGCGTTCCGCGCGTCGCCGGCACCATTCCGCACCCGATCCAGGGTGAGGAAGCCGCCGGGGTCGTGCTGCTCCGTCCCGCGTCCGCTGGTACCGGCGTCATCGCCGGCGGCCCGGTGCGCGCGGTGCTGGAGTGCGCGGGCGTCCACGACGTGCTGTCGAAGTCGCTCGGCTCCGACAACGCCATCAACATCGTGCACGCGACCGTGGCGGCTCTGAAGGGTCTGCAGCGTCCGGAGGAGGTGGCCGCTCGCCGCGGTCTGCCGCTCGAGGACGTCGCCCCGGCCCGGATGCTGCGCCAGCGTGCCGGCCAGGGGGTCTGA
- the rpsH gene encoding 30S ribosomal protein S8 gives MTMTDPIADFLTRLRNANSAYHDEVVLPHSKIKANIAEILKREGYIASYRDEPGEKHKNLVVELKYGPNRERSIAGLRRVSKPGLRVYAKSTELPSVLGGLGVAIISTSAGLQTDRQAKRNNVGGEVLAYVW, from the coding sequence ATGACGATGACCGACCCGATCGCAGACTTCTTGACCCGTCTGCGCAACGCGAACTCGGCGTACCACGACGAGGTCGTGCTTCCGCACTCGAAGATCAAGGCGAACATCGCCGAGATCCTCAAGCGCGAGGGCTACATCGCGAGCTACCGCGACGAGCCGGGCGAGAAGCACAAGAACCTGGTCGTCGAGCTGAAGTACGGCCCCAACCGCGAGCGGAGCATCGCCGGCCTTCGCCGCGTCTCCAAGCCGGGTCTGCGGGTCTACGCAAAATCGACCGAACTGCCGTCCGTGCTCGGCGGCCTCGGCGTCGCGATCATCTCGACGTCCGCGGGGCTGCAGACCGACCGGCAGGCCAAGCGCAACAACGTGGGCGGCGAAGTCCTCGCCTACGTCTGGTAA
- the rpsM gene encoding 30S ribosomal protein S13, producing the protein MARLAGVDLPREKRLEIALTYIYGIGRTRSKQMIAAAELNADTRVKDLSDEDLVKLKDYIDENFKVEGDLRREVNADIRRKIEIGTYQGLRWRRGLPVRGQRTKTNARTRKGPKKTVAGKKKAGKK; encoded by the coding sequence GTGGCACGACTCGCTGGCGTCGACCTTCCCCGCGAGAAGCGGTTGGAGATCGCGCTGACTTACATCTACGGGATCGGCCGTACCCGCTCGAAGCAGATGATCGCTGCTGCCGAGCTGAACGCCGACACCCGCGTCAAGGACCTCAGCGACGAGGATCTCGTCAAGCTGAAGGACTACATCGACGAAAACTTCAAGGTCGAGGGTGACCTTCGCCGTGAGGTGAACGCCGACATCCGGCGCAAGATCGAGATCGGGACCTACCAGGGTCTGCGCTGGCGTCGCGGTCTGCCGGTGCGCGGTCAGCGCACCAAGACCAACGCCCGCACCCGCAAGGGCCCGAAGAAGACGGTCGCCGGCAAGAAGAAGGCTGGCAAGAAGTGA
- the rplN gene encoding 50S ribosomal protein L14, with amino-acid sequence MIQQESRLRVADNTGAKEILCIRVLGGSGRRYAGIGDIIVATVKDAIPAAGVKKGDVVKAVIVRTVKERRRPDGSYIRFDENAAVLIKNDNEPRGTRIFGPVGRELRDRKFMKIISLAPEVL; translated from the coding sequence GTGATCCAGCAGGAGTCGCGGCTTCGGGTTGCCGACAACACCGGTGCGAAGGAAATTCTTTGCATCCGCGTGCTCGGCGGCTCCGGGCGGCGCTACGCCGGCATCGGCGACATCATCGTCGCCACCGTGAAGGACGCCATCCCGGCCGCCGGGGTGAAGAAGGGCGATGTCGTCAAGGCTGTCATCGTCCGCACGGTGAAGGAGCGCCGTCGTCCGGACGGTTCCTACATCCGGTTCGACGAGAACGCCGCCGTGCTCATCAAGAACGACAACGAGCCCCGGGGCACCCGCATCTTCGGCCCGGTGGGCCGCGAGCTGCGCGACCGAAAGTTCATGAAGATCATTTCGCTCGCGCCGGAGGTGCTGTGA
- the rplP gene encoding 50S ribosomal protein L16: protein MLIPRRVKHRKQHSPKRHGAAKGGTKVNFGEYGIQALEHSYVTNRQIESARIAMTRHIKRGGKVWTTIYPDRPLTKKPAETRMGSGKGSPEWWIANVKPGRVMFEISFPNEETAREALRRAIHKLPMKCRIVTREGEF from the coding sequence GTGCTCATCCCGCGCAGGGTCAAGCACCGCAAGCAGCACTCCCCGAAGCGCCACGGCGCCGCCAAGGGCGGTACCAAGGTCAACTTCGGCGAGTACGGCATCCAGGCGCTTGAGCACAGCTACGTGACGAACCGGCAGATCGAGTCCGCTCGTATCGCCATGACCCGTCACATCAAGCGTGGCGGCAAGGTGTGGACCACGATCTACCCGGACCGCCCGCTGACCAAGAAGCCGGCGGAAACCCGCATGGGTTCCGGCAAGGGTTCGCCCGAGTGGTGGATCGCCAACGTGAAGCCGGGCCGCGTGATGTTCGAGATCAGCTTCCCGAACGAGGAGACCGCCCGCGAGGCGCTCCGCCGCGCGATCCACAAGCTGCCCATGAAGTGCCGCATCGTGACCCGGGAAGGTGAGTTCTGA
- the rplF gene encoding 50S ribosomal protein L6: protein MSRIGKLPVSVPSGVEVTIDGQNVKVKGPKGTLEHTVAEPITVERGEDGALLVKRPDDERTSRALHGLTRTLVNNLVVGVTEGYEKKLEIHGVGYRVQAKGSDLEFALGYSHPVKIEAPEGITFKVESPTRFSVSGIDKQKVGQTAAVIRKLRRPDPYKGKGLRYEGEKIRRKVGKTGK from the coding sequence ATGTCACGCATCGGAAAGCTGCCGGTCTCCGTCCCCTCCGGGGTCGAGGTGACCATCGACGGCCAGAACGTCAAGGTCAAGGGGCCGAAGGGCACCTTGGAGCACACTGTCGCCGAGCCGATCACCGTCGAGCGCGGCGAGGACGGCGCGCTGCTGGTGAAGCGCCCGGACGACGAGCGCACCAGCCGCGCCCTGCACGGCCTCACCCGCACGCTGGTGAACAACCTCGTGGTGGGCGTGACCGAGGGCTACGAGAAGAAGCTGGAAATCCACGGCGTCGGTTACCGCGTGCAGGCCAAGGGCTCGGACCTCGAGTTCGCCCTCGGCTACAGCCACCCGGTCAAGATCGAGGCTCCGGAAGGCATCACCTTCAAGGTCGAGTCGCCCACCCGGTTCTCGGTGTCCGGCATCGACAAGCAGAAGGTCGGCCAGACCGCCGCGGTCATCCGCAAGCTGCGCCGCCCGGACCCGTACAAGGGCAAGGGCCTGCGCTACGAGGGTGAGAAGATCCGCCGCAAGGTCGGAAAGACGGGTAAGTGA
- the rplR gene encoding 50S ribosomal protein L18, with amino-acid sequence MSDTTTTKRKPVGKDISTRRRVAKARRHFRLRKKISGTPVRPRMVVKRSSRHITVQVIDDLAGHTLASASTLESDLRSFEGDKKAKAAKVGELVASRAKDAGIEAVVFDRGGNAYHGRIAALADAAREAGLKF; translated from the coding sequence ATGAGCGACACGACTACCACGAAGCGCAAGCCGGTCGGCAAGGACATCTCGACCCGCCGCCGCGTCGCCAAGGCCCGTCGGCATTTCCGCCTCCGCAAGAAGATCAGCGGCACGCCGGTGCGTCCGCGCATGGTCGTCAAGCGGTCCTCGCGGCACATCACCGTGCAGGTGATCGACGACCTCGCCGGTCACACGCTGGCGTCGGCGTCCACCCTCGAGTCGGACCTGCGGTCCTTCGAGGGCGACAAGAAGGCCAAGGCGGCCAAGGTCGGCGAACTGGTCGCTTCGCGCGCCAAGGACGCCGGCATCGAAGCCGTGGTGTTCGACCGTGGCGGCAACGCCTACCACGGCCGCATCGCCGCGCTCGCCGACGCCGCCCGCGAGGCGGGGTTGAAGTTCTGA
- the infA gene encoding translation initiation factor IF-1, with product MAKKDGAIEVEGRVVEPLPNAMFRVELENGHKVLAHISGKMRQHYIRILPEDRVVVELSPYDLSRGRIVYRYK from the coding sequence ATGGCTAAGAAAGACGGGGCCATCGAGGTCGAAGGCCGCGTGGTCGAGCCGCTCCCCAACGCGATGTTCCGCGTCGAGTTGGAGAACGGCCACAAGGTCCTGGCACACATCAGCGGCAAGATGCGGCAGCACTACATCCGCATCCTGCCCGAAGACAGGGTTGTCGTGGAGCTGTCGCCCTACGACCTCTCCCGTGGTCGCATCGTCTACCGCTACAAGTGA
- the rpmJ gene encoding 50S ribosomal protein L36 translates to MKVQPSVKKICDKCKVIRRHGRIMVICENLRHKQRQG, encoded by the coding sequence GTGAAGGTCCAGCCGAGCGTCAAGAAGATCTGCGACAAGTGCAAGGTGATCCGCCGTCACGGCCGGATCATGGTGATCTGCGAGAACCTGCGCCACAAGCAGCGTCAGGGCTGA